CTGGGGCTTCGGGTCTCGGCCCAGGCGGCGCAGGCGATGCTGGCCGCCGGCTTCCGATTCCGCCCGGCCGACTACGGGCTGACGAGCGTCACGGACGAGGCCGCCCGCTCGGCCCTCGACGCGATCGACCGGGGCGTCCGCGAGCGCTCGCCGGCCCTCGACGGGTATGACCAGCTCTGCGCGCGGAGGATGACCCTGGCCCTCGGCCTGCTCGACCGCGACGACGCGGCGATCGACGAGGCCGAGGCCGCCCGCGCCGAGGTCGGCGCCCTCTACCCGTTCGCGTCGGAACTGACGGCGCGCGCCTGGCCGGCCCTGTGCGCGATGCTCCAGGCGCGGGGCGTGCTGAGGTCGATCCTCGGGAGCTTCGAGGGGAACGAGCGGGACGACGCCCTGCGCCGGGCCATCCTCGCCGCGGCCGAGGACCTGCACTCGCGCCTCGGCGGGCTGAACGCCGCGATCGGCGACGACCTGACGTATCCGTTCGAGGCGTCCCGGCCGGGGATCTCGACGGCCGACCACGTCCTCCCCGTGGTGCCGGACGAGAACGACGTCGGCGGCCTCTTGCAGGCGGCCGAGCAGGCGGGCGAGCGGCTCCATCGCACGTACATCCGGGCCCTGAGCCGGCTGTCGGCGATCGTCGAGCGCGTCGAGGCGCGTCTCGGCCTGCCGCCGCTGGCCATGGACGAATGATCCGGGCATAATCACGCCTGCGGATGATTTCGTCTCGCTCGGCCCAAAGGAAGCATCATGAACGTTCGGATCGCCACGCCGGCCGCCCTGTCCTTGTTCCTCCTCGCGACCGCGTGCGTCGCGCAGGAGGCCGCGCCGGCGGAGAAGCCGTTGCGGGCCGGGCTCATCGGGCTCGACACCTCGCACGCGGTCGCCTTCACCAAGCTCTTGAACGACCCCAAGTCGCCCCCCGAGGTGGCCGGCGTCCGCGTCGTCGCGGCGTTCCCCGGCGGCAGCCCGGACGTCCCGTCCAGCCGCGACCGCGTCCCCGAGTACACCAAGGCCCTCAAGGAGACCTACGGCGTCGAGATCGTCGACTCGATCGACGCCCTGCTGGAGAAGGTCGACGTCGTCCTGCTGGAGAGCGTCGACGGCCGCCCCCACCTGGAGCAGGCGAAGCCCGTCTTCAAGGCCCGCAAGCCGGTGTTCATCGACAAGCCGGTCGCCGGCAGCGTGGCCGACGCGATCGCGATCTTCGCCCTGGCCAAGGAGACGGGCACGCCGGTCTTCTCCAGCTCGGCCCTGCGGTTCTCGCCCGGGATCGCCGCGATGCGCGCGGGCAAGCTCGGCGCGGTGGCCGGCTGCGACGCCTACAGCCCCTGCGAGCTGGAGGAGCACCACCCGGACCTGTTCTGGTACGGCGTCCACGGCGTCGAGACCCTCTTCACGATCATGGGGACCGGCTGCGAAGCCGTCTCGCGGACGACGACGCCCGGCTCCGACGTGGCCGTCGGCGTCTGGAAGGGCGGCCGGATCGGCACCTTCCGCGGCATCCGCGACGGCGCGCCGCACGACTTCGGCGCGACGGTCTTCGGCGCCAAGGGGATCGGCCAGAGCGGCGGCTACGTCGGCTACCAGCCCCTGGTCGGCGAGATCGTCAAGTTCTTCAAGACCGGCCAGGCCCCCGTGAGCCCCGAGGAGACGCTCGAGATCTTCGCCTTCATGGAGGCCGCCGACGAGAGCAAGCGCCAGGAAGGCCGCCCCGTGACCATCCCCAGCGTCCTCGCCAAGGCCCAGGCCGAGGTCGCCTCGCGCGGCAAGTGACGCGCGTCGCCTCATCATCCAGCCCTTCCCCCGTCGCGGGGGAAGGCGGCCCGTAGGGCCGGATGAGGGGGAGACGAGCAGGGAGGCCGGTGGAGTTTGTGTTTACCCTGATCGACTCGCTTTCGACGTCCTCTCCCGCCTTGACGGTATCCCTCATCCGGCCTTCGGCCACCTTCTCCCACAAGGGGAGAAGGACGGTTCGCGACGGCCCTCGGTCCGCATCACCCCTCTGCTCCTCAATCCTCTCTTGATACCGATCCAAGCTCGTCGATGGAGCCTCTGAACTGATGACGGAACCTTCCGAGTCACCGACGCGCGTCCGGTTCGGCGTTCTGGCGTTCCTGGCGGCGATGACGTTCGTGCTGTACCTGGACCGGGTCTGCATCGGCCAGGCGGCGCCGAGGATTCAGGAGGAGCTGGGGATCTCGGACACGCGGATGGGCTGGGTGTTCTCGGCGTTCAGCCTGTCGTACGTGTTGTTCGAGATCCCGACGGGTCGGTGGGGGGACCGCTACGGGTCGCGCGGGGTGCTCACGCGGATCGTGGTCTGGTGGTCGATCTTCACGGCCCTGACGGGGGCGGCGGGGGGGCTCGTCGGCCTGCTGGCGATCCGCTTCCTGTTCGGGGCGGGCGAGGCCGGGGCCCTGCCGAACTCGGCGCGGGTGCTGCGGGTCTGGTTCTCGGACGCCAGCCGGGGGCGGGCGCAGGGGCTGATCACGACGGCCATGATGCTGGGCGGGACGCTGGCGCCGGTGGTCAGCCAGCGGCTCATCGACGGCCTCGGCTGGCGGGCGACGTTCTGGGCGTTCGGCCTGGTGGGGCTGGCCTGGGCCGCGGCCTTCTACGTCTGGTTCCGCGACGACCCCGACTCGCACCCGGGTGTGAACGGGGCCGAACGCCGGTTGATCGCCGACGGCCGAGGCGGCGAGGACGTCTCGCGGACCCACTCGCCCATCCCCTGGCCGCTGGTCTTCCGCTCGGCCGATATCTGGCTGCTGGGCGGGGCGATGATCACGATGGCGGCGATCTACAACCTCCTGATCGCCTGGTACCCCAAGTACCTGCAGGCGGCGCGGGGGGCCTCGGCGGGCGACTCGGCGAACCTCGCCAGCCTGGTCCTGGGCGCGGGGGCCGTCGGCTGCCTGTTCGGGGGCTGGCTGACCGACCGGCTGACCAACGGCCGCGTCGGCCGGCGCTGGGGCCGGACGCTCCAGTGCGTCCTCGGCGCGGCGCTCGCCGCCGGGGCCCTGGCGGCGAGCCTGTCGGTCGACTCGCCGGGGCTCTCGGCCGCGTTCGTCGCCCTGGCCTGCTTCGGCGTCCAGATCCAGGTCCCCGCCTGGTGGGCCGCCGCAACCCAGGTCAGCGGCCGGCACGTCGGGGCCCTGTTCGGGCTCATGAACATGATCGGCAACGTGGGCGGGATCGTCTCGCCGTCGTTCCTCGGCTGGTTCGTCGACGCGATGAAGGCGGCCGGCCGCACGGGCCGCGACCAGTGGGATCCGGGATTCTGGATCTACGTCGGCGTGGCGCTCGTCGGGATGGTCCTTTGGGCCCTGGTCGACCCGCGACGGGTCGTGGGCGAGGCCGTCGCCTGACGGCCCCCCCTCGCCTTCTCCCGGGGGGCGAAGGAGGGTCACTCGCCGCCGAGGCTTTGCAGCTCGACCATGTCGCGGTAGGGGCCGGCGGCGGCCATCAGGTCCTCGTGGGCGCCGGCCTCGACGACGACGCCGTCTTCGAGGACGAGGATGCGGTCGGCGTTCTTGATGGTGCTCAGGCGGTGGGCGATCACGAACGAGGTCCGGCCCTTCAGGAGCCGGCCCAGGCTCTGCTGGATCAGCCGCTCGCTCTCGCTGTCGAGGTTGCTGGTGGCCTCGTCGAGGATGAAGATGCGGGGGTCGGCCAGGATCGCCCGCGCGATCGCCAGCCGCTGGCGCTGGCCGCCGCTCAGGCGCACCCCGCGCTCGCCGATGACGGTCTCGTAGCCCTCGGGCAGGCGCTCGATGAACTCGGCGGCGTTGGCGGCCTCGGCGGCCTCGAGGATCTTGGCGCGGGTGGCGGAGCGGTCGCCATAGCTGATGTTCTCGGCGATGGTGCCGTCGAACAGGAAGACGTCCTGCTCGACCACGCCCAGGAGCCGGCGGTAGCTCTCGACGTCGTACTCCGGCAGGGGGACGCCGTCGAGCCGGACCGCGCCGAGCGTCGGGTCGTAGAACCGCGCGACCAGGTTGCAGAGCGTCGTCTTGCCCGACCCGCTGCGGCCCACCAGCGCGATCGTCTCGCCCGGCTCGATCTCCAGGTCCACGTCGCGGATGACCATGCGGTCGGATCCGGGGTAGGCGAACGAGACGTCCTCCAGGGTGATGCGGCCCTCGACCCGGCCCTTCTCGACCCGTCGCACGCCGGGCCGGTCGGCCATCTCGCGGGGCTCGGCCAGCAGGTCGAGCACGCGGTCGAAGCCCGAGAGGTTGTTCTGGAACTGGGTCACGCTCGTCGCCAGGACGGCCATCGGCTCCAGCAGCATCGTCAGGTAGACCAGGAACATCATCATGTCGCCCAGCGAGAGCCGGCCCGACAGGACCTGCGAGCCGCCGTAGTACAGCAGCGCCACCGAGGCCAGCGGCACCAGCAGTTCCCAGATCAGCTCGACGACCCGCGAGACCCACCAGACGAACAACTCCAGGCGGGCCATCAGGTGGTTCTCGATCATGAACCGCGTCGACTCGCTCTTCTGGCGGCCGAAGGCGCGGACGACCCGCATGCCGCCGAAGACCTCGGTCGCCTCGGCGTCGATCTGCTGGCGCTTCTTGCGGACCTCGCGGTAGATCGGCCGGATGCGGCGGTTCCAGAAGCGGTCCGAGACGTAGAGCAAGGGCAGCAGCACGACCGCGCCGGCCAGCAGCCGCCAGTCGACCCAGGCCAGCACGAGCAGGCCGCCGGCGAACTGGACGACGGCCCGCCAGGGGTTGTAGATCATGCTGAAGAGCAACTCGCCGACGCCGCCGGCGTCCTCGCGGAGCAGGCTCGACGCGCCGCCCGACTTCAGCGCGTAGACCCGGTGCAGCGGCAGCCGCATGGCGTGGTCGTAGACCTTGCGGCGGACGTCGATCTGGACCCGCTTGGTCGTCCGCGTCGCGATCCAGCGGCTCCAGAGGCCGACCAGGGTCGCCAGCACCGTCACGCAGGCGACCACCCCGACCAGAAGCTGCAGCCGATGGGTGGGCGATTCGGGGATCGCGACCGGCGACCACCTCGCGACGGAGTCGGGGATCGGCCGGCCCAGCAGGACGTAGTCGATCGCGGCCTTGGTGGCGGCCGGGGGGACCAGCCTCAGCACCGTGGCGAGCGACAGGGTGGCCAACGCCAGCGCGATCGTCGCGCGGCGGCCGTACAGCAGCCGGTACAGCTCGCGGTACAGCTCGGGGAGCGAGCGGTGCCGCAGGGCCGGGTGGTTGCGGTTCCGGTCGTCGAGCGGGGCCTCCTCGGGCTTGCGCCTCAGGGCCTCGCGCTGGGATCGGATGAACGACCGGAATCCCCGACGGCTGCCGGGCCAGTGGTGGTGGGAGGAGTTCGAGGGCATCCTGATCCTTATCGCGGCGCCTCGGGCCGCTTATCCTGATGGGGGTCTCCGGGCGACACTCCTATTGTAAGACCCTGACGGCGGACGGCGAGGGGAGATGGACACGAAGGTTCGGAACGGGCTGTTCGGCGCCGCCACCCTGGGGGCCTCGGGGCTGCTCTTCGCGGTCCAGCCGATGATCGGCAAGATGCTGCTGCCGGCCTTCGGCGGGACGCCGGGGGTCTGGAACGCGTGCATGCTGTTCTTCCAGGCGGCCCTGCTGGTCGGCTACGCCTACGTCCACGCGACCTCGGCCCTGCTGGGCGTCCGGGGCCAGGCGGTCCTGCACGGCCTGCTCTCGATCGCGGCGCTGGGGTTCCTGCCGATCCTGATCCCGCTCGACCGCTCGCCCCCCACGGCCGGGGCCTGGGGGCCGGGGCTCTGGGTGTTCGGCCTGCTGGCGACGACCGTCGGGCCGCCGTTCGTCCTGATCGCCGCGACCTCCCCCCTGCTCCAGCGCTGGTACGCCTCGCCCGGCGGCCGCGACCCGTTCGTCCTGTACGCCGCGAGCTGCGCGGGCAACCTGGCGGCGCTGGCGGCCTATCCGCTGCTGATCGAGCCCCTGTCCACCCTGGGATGGCAGACGCGGGCCTGGTCGGCCGGGTTCGGGGCCGCGACCACGGCCACGCTCCTCTGCGCCGTCGCGGCCGACCGGCGTCCGGTCGGGGTGGCCGTCGAGGAGCCCGGCGGGACCGTCGGCCGCACCTCCTGGCGCGAGTTCCTGACCTGGACGGCCCTGGCCTCGGGGCCCGTCGTCTGGCTGCTGGCGCTGACGACGCACCTGACTTCCGAGCTGGCGCCGATGCCCCTGCTCTGGACGATCCCGCTGGGCATGTACCTGGTCACGTACATCCTGGCCTTCGCCGGCGTGGGGGAGCGGTGGGCGAGGCGGCTCGCGCCGACGTTCCCCTGGCTGGCGACGGCGCTGACGCTGGTGCTCGCCGCCGGCTTCGTGCACCCGCCCTGGATGCCGCTCCACCTCGCGACGTTCTTCGTCGCGGCCCTGCTCGGCCACAGCCGGCTGGCGGCGATCCGCCCCGAGCCCGGCCGGCTGACGACGTTCTACCTGGCGATCGGCCTCGGCGGGGCGCTCGGGAGCCTCTTCTGCGCGATCCTCGCCCCGTGGCTGTTCGACCGCATGGTCGAGTACCCCCTCGTCGTCTTCGCGTCCTGCATGGCGCTCGCCTGGCCCTCAGGCCGTCGCCTGCGCGGGGAGCTGCCGATCCCGATCCTGATCTTCCTGGCGACCTGGGTGCTGACGAGCTGGCCCGACCTCCGCGACGCGACGGCCGGCGTGCTGGTCGCCATGCTGGCGGCGGGCCTGGGCGTGCTGGCGGTGTGGGAGTCGGGCTCGCGGCCCTTGCGGTTCGCCCTGACGCTGGGGGCCGTCTTCCTGGCGGGCGGCCTGGCGCCCGACCCGGGGGGCGAGGTGATCCGCCGCGGCCGGAACTTCTTCGGCCGGCTCCGGGTCCTGTACGACGCCAAGGCGGACGTCCGCCGGCTGATGCACGGCAGCACCCTGCACGGCCAGCAGAGCCTGGCCCCGGGGCTGCGTGAGGAGCCCTCGACCTACTTCACCCGCTCGGGCCCGATCGGCGAGATGTTCGCCGCGGCGGGGTCGACCCTGGACCGGCCCGGGACGCGGGTGGCGGTCGTCGGCCTGGGGACGGGGACGCTGGCCTGCTACGCCCGGCCGGGCCAGGCCTGGACGTTCTACGAGATCGACGACGCGGTGGCCCGGGTCGCCGAGGACCCCGCCTGCTTCACCTACCTGGCCGACGCCCGCCGCCGCGGGGCCTCCGTCGCGGTCGTCGAGGGGGACGCCCGCCTCCGCCTGGCCGACGCCCCCGACGCCGGCTTCGCGCTGATCGTCCTGGACGCCTTCAGCTCCGACGCCGTCCCCGTCCATCTCCTCTCCCGCGAGGCCGTCGCCCTCTACCGCCGCAAGCTGGCCCCCGGCGGCGTCCTGGCGTTCAACCTGTCCACCAACTTCCTCGACCTGGACCTCTTAATGGCCCGCCAGGCGCTCGACGCCGGCCTCGCCTGCCGCGTCCGCCACGACCGCGAGGTCCCCGCCGCCGCCGTCGAGGCCGGCAAACGCCCCTCTATCTGGGCGCTCATGGCCGAGTCCGAAGCCCTCCCCCCCCTGCCCCCCGACTGGTCCGCCCCTCGCGCCCGGCCCGGCTCGTCCCCCTGGACCGACGACTATTCCGACCTCGCCTCGTACCTCATCCTCGGCCGCCGCCGATCGGGTTCCTTTGGGTCCGTTGGTCCTGCGCCGGAGCCCATTCCCGACACTCGTAAAACGCCGTGAAAACCGAGGTTTTACGGAGTTCCAGCCCGCCCGAGAGATTGGCTTGGTTGGTCGATTTCGCGACGATTTTTTCGGCTTCCCCGACTCTCCTCGCCGCCCTCGCCCACCCGTTCCGTCGTCTTCGACCGCATGCTCCCACTACCGGGATTATGCGCCAGATTGGGCGGATTCGAACGTTCAGGGGGCGGCCGGCTTCGTCGCTTCGCGCCGTTCCAGTTCGGCGAGGGCGGCCCGCTCGGTGGCGGTGCGGGGGCCGCGTTCCTTGATCTTGCGGAGCATGGCCGCGGCCTCGTCGACGCGGCCGGCCAGGAGCCGGTCCAGGGCCACCCAGCATTGCGCCTCGGACCGGTCGCGATCGTCGGGCGCGGCGTCCAGGAGGGCCTCCGAAGTCAGGTCGCCGCGGAGGTATTCGATCACCGGGTACGGCCAGCCCCCCTCCTCGGCCTCCTCGGCGGCCTCGTCCAGCAGGGCCCTGGCCGCGGCGTGGTCCTTGGCCCTCGTCGCGGCGAGGCTGCCGACGATCGCGGCGTCGATGGGATCGCGGCCCCTCCAGCCCGTCGCCTCGATCGTCTCGCGGGCGTCGGCGACGGCCTCGGGGCGACCGGCGGCGAACCGCGCCAGGACCTTCGCGAATCGCACCTCGGGGCCGGTGCCCCGGCGCACCGCCGCGTCGAAGTCGGCGGCGGCCCCGTCGTGGTCCTTCAGCAAGGACCGGGAGATCCCGCGGCATTGGTAGGCATAGGCGTCCTCGGGGTCGAGGCGGATCGCCGCGTCGAAGTCGACGATCGCGCCGGCGTCCTGGCCCTTGTTGCCCATCGCCTTTCCCCGCTCGCGATAGGCCTCAGCGAAATTCGGTTCGAGACGGATCGCGACGTCGAAGTCGGCGATCGCCTTGTCGTACTCCTCCTTCCTGGACCGGACATGGCCGCGGTACAGGTAGGCCTGTGGGTCGTCCGCATCGAGTCGCAGGGCCTGGTCGAGGTCGGCGAGGGCTCCATCGTCGTCCCGGAGCTTGAAGCGGATCCAGCCGCGGGCGACGAGGGCCTTCGCGTCTTCAGGATTGCGGCGCAAGACCTCGTCATAGTCGCCGAGCGCCTCGGCGTACATACCCTTGCCGAGCCGGAGGGCGCCGCGTTCGGCGTGGGCGTCGACGATCGCGGGATCGAGCCGGATGGCGGCGTCGTAGTCGCTGAGGGCCCCGTCCGGGTCCGATCGCTCGACCCGGAGCTTCGCCCGATTGGCGTAGACCGCCGCCGACTCGGACCCGAGCCGGATCGCCTCGTTCAAGTCGGCGAGCGCGGCGTCGTACAACTCCCTCGTAAAGCGGACGTAGCCGCGAAACGCGTAGGCGTCGGGGCCCGTAGGGTCGGCCGCGATCGCCGCATCGCAATCGGCGATCGCGCCGTCGAGGTCGCCCTCGTCCTGCCGAGCGTAGGCTCGTCCGACGAGGGCGGCGGGGTCGCCGGGCCGGAGCCGCAAGGCCTCGCCATAGTCGGCGATCGCCTTATCGCGGTCTTTCATCGCCGAATGGGTCGCGGCTCGATGAAAGAAGGAGTCGGGATCGTGCGGCGCGCGGCGGATCGCCTCATCGTAGTCGGCGAGGGCTTCGCCCGGCCGGCCCTTGCGGATGCGGATGCCGGCGCGTTCGGCATAGACGCCCGGGAGGTCGGGTTCCAACTCGACGGCCCGATCGTAGTCGGCGAGCGCGCCGTCCAGGTCCGACCTCTCGGCGCGGATGCGGGCCCGATTGCCGAAGACGGCAGCGTCCCTGGTCCCGAGGCGGACGGCCTCGTCGTAGTCGGCGACCGCCGCCTCCGCCTCGCCCTTCTGCCGGCGGGCGAAGCCGCGGAGGGCGTAAATGGACGCGTCGGTCGCGCCGAGGCGGATCGCCTCATCGCAATCCGCGATCGCACCATCTTGATCGCCCTGAAAGCCGCGGATCACGGCTCGTCGGACGCGCGCCCCGGCGAGATCGGGGCCGAGGCGGATCGCCTCGTCATAGTCGGCGAGGGCCTTGTCACGCTCGTCCTTCGCAGCCCAGGAGAGGCCGCGGCCGTACCAGGCCGCCGCGGATTCCGGGTCGAGGCGGAGGGCCTCGGAGAAGTCGGCGACGGCCTCGTCGTACTCCTTGCGCAGGAGCCGGACGCCGCCGCGGCGCGTGAAGAGCCGGCCGTCTTCGGGCTTCAGGCGGATCCGTTCGGTGTAGACGGCGACGGCCTCGGCCAGGGGGACGACGTCGCCCGCCTTCGCCCACCCCTCGGGGCCGCCGCCCTCGGCGACGAGGCGGAGCCGCCCGCCGTCGACGCGATCGATCGTGTGAGCGATCAGGGCCCGCCGTCGCTCGTCCTGGGACGGCATCGCGCCCGCCGCCCCGTCGGCCTGCAGCTCGGCCCCGTCCTCCAGGACCACGACCTGGCCCACGCGGGCGTCCCGCGCCTCCTCCGCCCCGGCGATCGGGCACGCGGTGAGGATCGCGGCGCAGACCGCGACCGACGACCAAGCTGCAAGCGGCCTTCGCGCGGGCATGATCCGGCTCCTCTCGCGTCATCCTCACCGTGGCGAGATGAAGATATCGCAAAGCGCCGCCCGGCCGCCTTCGAAAAATTACCGATCTTACTGGGTTCGGCATCGGAGGGCGGGCGGCTTCACGTTCGTCATGCCGCATCGTCTCTGGGGGCGGCCGGCTTCGGCTCGTCCTGCTTTTCCGGCTCGGCGACGGCGAGGACGGACTGCGGGTATCTCGGCGAGCCCCGGTCGTGGATCCATCGAAAGTTCGCGCGGGCCTCGTCGATGCGGCCTTTCAGGTGCCGATCGAAGCCGAGGCGGCAGCGAAACTCCGTCTCCTGGTCGGCGTCGGCCGCCAGGGCGAGGAGGGCCTTCTCGTCGATCTCGCCCCGGTCGCAGCGGACGACGGGACGGGGCCCGAGCGACCGTTCGGCCTTGCGGTCGGCCGCGTCGAGCATCGCCCGAGCCGCGTCGGCCTGGCCGATCCGACGCCGACAAGGCGGCCGAGGGGCGCCGCGTAGGTCGAGATCGCGCTCTTCCAGCCGTCGGCCCGGATCGTCGCGCGGGCGTCGTCGAGGACCTCGGCCCGACCCTGCGAAAGCGCCACAAGCGTCTTGCCGTACTGCGGGCGGTCGACCCTTCGGCGACGACCCAGTGCCAGGGCCCGTTCGCTTGCTTGACGTCTTAGAAACTATCTCAGAACCTCGCAATGCATTGGGCTGCCCCATCGCATGCGCATCATGTTAGCATCAGGGCTGGTTCTGCGCGGCCCGGGTCCGCAGAGTTTCCTCGTTAGGCGGCGGAGGCCCTCTCGTGGACCGATGGCTTCTCGAACACGACTGCGATGAGGAGATCTACACGCTGCCTACGGCCGATGACACCGAGATCGAGCGGGTGGTCGGCATGTTCGACGGGCGGCGCACGTTCTATTGCTGCCTCTCCGACACCGGCGACGAAAGCTGCCTCTGGTGCGTCGGCGAGCCTGACCGGCGGCTCATCGAAGGGCGGCTCATCGAAGGGGGCAACGTCCGCCACTTCGTCCTCCGCCATCGGCTCGGCGGGGGCCGAGTCGCCGATCCGCTGCGACACGGTGCCGGTCCGGCCGATGTGGTCGAGGTCGCCCCGTCCGATGTGTTCACACCCGCGGAGGTTTTATCGATCTTCCGGGCCTTCCACCGTCGTAGGGAGATCCCGAGCGACTGCGAGGTGGTGGACGGCGTACGCCTCTTTGGAGCAAATTCATTCGGG
The DNA window shown above is from Paludisphaera mucosa and carries:
- a CDS encoding Gfo/Idh/MocA family protein produces the protein MNVRIATPAALSLFLLATACVAQEAAPAEKPLRAGLIGLDTSHAVAFTKLLNDPKSPPEVAGVRVVAAFPGGSPDVPSSRDRVPEYTKALKETYGVEIVDSIDALLEKVDVVLLESVDGRPHLEQAKPVFKARKPVFIDKPVAGSVADAIAIFALAKETGTPVFSSSALRFSPGIAAMRAGKLGAVAGCDAYSPCELEEHHPDLFWYGVHGVETLFTIMGTGCEAVSRTTTPGSDVAVGVWKGGRIGTFRGIRDGAPHDFGATVFGAKGIGQSGGYVGYQPLVGEIVKFFKTGQAPVSPEETLEIFAFMEAADESKRQEGRPVTIPSVLAKAQAEVASRGK
- a CDS encoding MFS transporter, encoding MTEPSESPTRVRFGVLAFLAAMTFVLYLDRVCIGQAAPRIQEELGISDTRMGWVFSAFSLSYVLFEIPTGRWGDRYGSRGVLTRIVVWWSIFTALTGAAGGLVGLLAIRFLFGAGEAGALPNSARVLRVWFSDASRGRAQGLITTAMMLGGTLAPVVSQRLIDGLGWRATFWAFGLVGLAWAAAFYVWFRDDPDSHPGVNGAERRLIADGRGGEDVSRTHSPIPWPLVFRSADIWLLGGAMITMAAIYNLLIAWYPKYLQAARGASAGDSANLASLVLGAGAVGCLFGGWLTDRLTNGRVGRRWGRTLQCVLGAALAAGALAASLSVDSPGLSAAFVALACFGVQIQVPAWWAAATQVSGRHVGALFGLMNMIGNVGGIVSPSFLGWFVDAMKAAGRTGRDQWDPGFWIYVGVALVGMVLWALVDPRRVVGEAVA
- a CDS encoding ABC transporter ATP-binding protein, with the translated sequence MPSNSSHHHWPGSRRGFRSFIRSQREALRRKPEEAPLDDRNRNHPALRHRSLPELYRELYRLLYGRRATIALALATLSLATVLRLVPPAATKAAIDYVLLGRPIPDSVARWSPVAIPESPTHRLQLLVGVVACVTVLATLVGLWSRWIATRTTKRVQIDVRRKVYDHAMRLPLHRVYALKSGGASSLLREDAGGVGELLFSMIYNPWRAVVQFAGGLLVLAWVDWRLLAGAVVLLPLLYVSDRFWNRRIRPIYREVRKKRQQIDAEATEVFGGMRVVRAFGRQKSESTRFMIENHLMARLELFVWWVSRVVELIWELLVPLASVALLYYGGSQVLSGRLSLGDMMMFLVYLTMLLEPMAVLATSVTQFQNNLSGFDRVLDLLAEPREMADRPGVRRVEKGRVEGRITLEDVSFAYPGSDRMVIRDVDLEIEPGETIALVGRSGSGKTTLCNLVARFYDPTLGAVRLDGVPLPEYDVESYRRLLGVVEQDVFLFDGTIAENISYGDRSATRAKILEAAEAANAAEFIERLPEGYETVIGERGVRLSGGQRQRLAIARAILADPRIFILDEATSNLDSESERLIQQSLGRLLKGRTSFVIAHRLSTIKNADRILVLEDGVVVEAGAHEDLMAAAGPYRDMVELQSLGGE
- a CDS encoding fused MFS/spermidine synthase translates to MDTKVRNGLFGAATLGASGLLFAVQPMIGKMLLPAFGGTPGVWNACMLFFQAALLVGYAYVHATSALLGVRGQAVLHGLLSIAALGFLPILIPLDRSPPTAGAWGPGLWVFGLLATTVGPPFVLIAATSPLLQRWYASPGGRDPFVLYAASCAGNLAALAAYPLLIEPLSTLGWQTRAWSAGFGAATTATLLCAVAADRRPVGVAVEEPGGTVGRTSWREFLTWTALASGPVVWLLALTTHLTSELAPMPLLWTIPLGMYLVTYILAFAGVGERWARRLAPTFPWLATALTLVLAAGFVHPPWMPLHLATFFVAALLGHSRLAAIRPEPGRLTTFYLAIGLGGALGSLFCAILAPWLFDRMVEYPLVVFASCMALAWPSGRRLRGELPIPILIFLATWVLTSWPDLRDATAGVLVAMLAAGLGVLAVWESGSRPLRFALTLGAVFLAGGLAPDPGGEVIRRGRNFFGRLRVLYDAKADVRRLMHGSTLHGQQSLAPGLREEPSTYFTRSGPIGEMFAAAGSTLDRPGTRVAVVGLGTGTLACYARPGQAWTFYEIDDAVARVAEDPACFTYLADARRRGASVAVVEGDARLRLADAPDAGFALIVLDAFSSDAVPVHLLSREAVALYRRKLAPGGVLAFNLSTNFLDLDLLMARQALDAGLACRVRHDREVPAAAVEAGKRPSIWALMAESEALPPLPPDWSAPRARPGSSPWTDDYSDLASYLILGRRRSGSFGSVGPAPEPIPDTRKTP
- a CDS encoding tetratricopeptide repeat protein, translated to MPARRPLAAWSSVAVCAAILTACPIAGAEEARDARVGQVVVLEDGAELQADGAAGAMPSQDERRRALIAHTIDRVDGGRLRLVAEGGGPEGWAKAGDVVPLAEAVAVYTERIRLKPEDGRLFTRRGGVRLLRKEYDEAVADFSEALRLDPESAAAWYGRGLSWAAKDERDKALADYDEAIRLGPDLAGARVRRAVIRGFQGDQDGAIADCDEAIRLGATDASIYALRGFARRQKGEAEAAVADYDEAVRLGTRDAAVFGNRARIRAERSDLDGALADYDRAVELEPDLPGVYAERAGIRIRKGRPGEALADYDEAIRRAPHDPDSFFHRAATHSAMKDRDKAIADYGEALRLRPGDPAALVGRAYARQDEGDLDGAIADCDAAIAADPTGPDAYAFRGYVRFTRELYDAALADLNEAIRLGSESAAVYANRAKLRVERSDPDGALSDYDAAIRLDPAIVDAHAERGALRLGKGMYAEALGDYDEVLRRNPEDAKALVARGWIRFKLRDDDGALADLDQALRLDADDPQAYLYRGHVRSRKEEYDKAIADFDVAIRLEPNFAEAYRERGKAMGNKGQDAGAIVDFDAAIRLDPEDAYAYQCRGISRSLLKDHDGAAADFDAAVRRGTGPEVRFAKVLARFAAGRPEAVADARETIEATGWRGRDPIDAAIVGSLAATRAKDHAAARALLDEAAEEAEEGGWPYPVIEYLRGDLTSEALLDAAPDDRDRSEAQCWVALDRLLAGRVDEAAAMLRKIKERGPRTATERAALAELERREATKPAAP